From the Cohaesibacter sp. ES.047 genome, one window contains:
- a CDS encoding response regulator transcription factor, translating into MIVVIDNRGIVTDGYTSGFQREGVASIGIMPQEFDGWVSSISDTDIDAVEAFLLGDCDGRVQYPGLIRRRCNKTPVIALNDAPSLEQTLDLFAAGFDDVVRKPVHVKEILVRAAAIRRRTGDFNDMQPEGDIRVYFDGRSPEIKGEVMELPRRERRILEFLVKNKERRVSRAQIYNAVYGLLNEDVEETVVESHISKLRKKLKVRLGYDPIDSKRYLGYMFNSEMEIA; encoded by the coding sequence ATGATAGTAGTTATTGATAATCGTGGTATTGTGACAGACGGATATACATCCGGATTTCAGCGAGAAGGCGTGGCCTCTATCGGGATCATGCCACAAGAATTTGATGGTTGGGTCAGCAGCATATCCGATACTGATATTGACGCTGTTGAAGCCTTTCTTTTAGGCGATTGCGATGGGCGGGTTCAATACCCCGGTCTGATCCGCAGACGCTGCAACAAAACCCCAGTTATAGCTCTTAATGATGCGCCATCCCTTGAACAGACACTCGATCTGTTTGCTGCAGGGTTCGACGACGTCGTGCGAAAGCCAGTTCACGTCAAAGAGATCTTGGTCAGAGCCGCAGCGATCCGTCGTCGTACAGGAGACTTTAACGACATGCAGCCCGAAGGTGATATCCGCGTTTATTTTGATGGTCGATCGCCAGAGATAAAGGGGGAAGTCATGGAACTACCCCGTCGCGAGCGCCGTATTCTTGAGTTTCTTGTCAAGAACAAGGAACGTCGTGTTAGCCGCGCCCAAATCTACAACGCGGTCTATGGTTTGCTGAACGAAGACGTCGAAGAGACTGTTGTCGAAAGTCACATCAGCAAGCTGCGCAAGAAACTGAAAGTCAGATTGGGCTACGATCCGATCGATTCCAAACGTTATCTTGGCTATATGTTCAACAGCGAAATGGAAATTGCTTGA
- a CDS encoding flagellar hook-basal body complex protein FliE: MIDAINSLSSMTSNSIGTQGVTESRFVNTEQANAIADVDETGKSFTDYFAKVSSDAIATIKQGESASIAGIQGKESVQNVVQAVMDAELTLQSAIAIRNKIVSAYQEVSRMAI, from the coding sequence ATGATTGACGCAATCAATTCCCTTTCCAGCATGACTAGCAACAGCATTGGCACGCAGGGCGTGACAGAAAGCCGGTTCGTTAACACCGAGCAGGCGAATGCTATCGCTGACGTTGACGAGACCGGAAAGTCCTTCACCGACTATTTCGCAAAAGTTTCAAGCGATGCGATCGCCACGATCAAACAGGGCGAAAGCGCCTCCATTGCCGGGATTCAGGGTAAGGAGTCCGTGCAGAATGTTGTGCAGGCCGTGATGGATGCCGAACTCACCCTTCAGAGCGCCATCGCCATTCGCAACAAGATCGTGAGCGCCTATCAGGAAGTCAGCCGCATGGCGATCTGA
- the flgB gene encoding flagellar basal body rod protein FlgB: protein MDPVYIMKLANQHQNWLSVREATVAQNVANANTPGYQARDVESFTALFDKAQVNMRSTQPGHMSALEHTERTGDVEKKDSWDVTYSGNSVSLEQEMMKVNEIARDHTLTTSVMKSMHKMMLLSAKVQ from the coding sequence ATGGATCCTGTCTATATCATGAAGTTGGCAAACCAGCATCAGAACTGGCTGTCCGTTCGCGAAGCGACCGTGGCCCAAAATGTCGCCAATGCCAACACCCCCGGATATCAGGCCAGGGACGTCGAATCCTTCACGGCACTGTTTGACAAGGCACAGGTCAACATGCGCAGCACCCAGCCGGGGCACATGTCTGCGCTCGAACACACCGAACGCACCGGGGACGTTGAAAAGAAAGACAGCTGGGACGTCACCTATTCCGGCAACTCGGTGTCTCTTGAACAGGAAATGATGAAGGTCAACGAGATCGCGCGCGATCACACCCTGACGACCAGTGTCATGAAGTCAATGCACAAAATGATGCTTCTGAGCGCAAAGGTACAATAA
- the flgI gene encoding flagellar basal body P-ring protein FlgI: MKTILNWLAIGLLALLFSVDANAAVRIKDITSLQGVRDNQLVGYGLVIGLLGTGDTLRNAPFTEQSLQSMLDSMGVNVRNSRLRTRNVAAVVVTANFPAFAQKGSRIDVTVSSLGDASSLSGGTLVATPLMGADGKVYAVAQGSMTVSGFSEQGAAQSVRAGVATSGLISNGAIVEREIGDTFARLPNMVLELSNPDFKTAVRVADAINAFSRARYGVKLARERDLRSVELRLPKNVNMTRFISEIEGLAVQPDTPARVVVDERTGTVVIGSNVQISTVAVTHGNLVVRVTEDPFASQPAPLSDNGDTVVLPRTTIEAEQENGNMSIVGGTDLQTLVSGLNRIGLRPSGVITILQTIKTAGALQADLVIQ, encoded by the coding sequence ATGAAGACCATTTTGAACTGGCTTGCAATCGGGCTGTTGGCGCTGCTGTTCTCTGTTGACGCCAACGCCGCCGTCCGCATCAAGGATATCACCTCGTTGCAGGGAGTGCGCGACAACCAGCTCGTGGGCTACGGTCTGGTGATTGGTCTGCTGGGCACCGGGGACACCTTGCGCAACGCGCCCTTCACCGAGCAGTCCCTGCAATCTATGCTCGACAGTATGGGCGTGAATGTGCGCAACTCCCGTCTCAGAACCCGCAACGTTGCGGCTGTGGTGGTTACCGCCAACTTCCCCGCCTTCGCGCAGAAGGGTTCACGCATTGATGTCACCGTTTCCTCGCTTGGTGATGCCAGTTCCCTGTCGGGCGGCACCTTGGTCGCAACGCCACTGATGGGGGCGGATGGCAAGGTCTATGCCGTTGCGCAAGGCTCTATGACCGTTTCGGGCTTTTCCGAGCAGGGCGCTGCACAAAGTGTTAGGGCTGGGGTTGCCACATCCGGCCTCATCTCCAATGGTGCCATCGTGGAGCGCGAAATCGGCGATACCTTTGCACGTCTGCCCAACATGGTGCTGGAGCTGTCGAACCCGGATTTCAAGACCGCGGTCAGAGTGGCTGATGCGATCAATGCCTTCTCTCGTGCCCGGTACGGCGTGAAACTGGCCAGAGAGCGTGACTTGCGCTCGGTCGAGCTGCGGCTCCCCAAGAATGTCAACATGACCCGCTTCATCTCCGAGATCGAGGGCCTTGCGGTGCAGCCCGATACGCCGGCCCGTGTCGTCGTCGATGAAAGGACGGGAACGGTCGTGATCGGCAGCAATGTCCAGATATCGACCGTCGCGGTGACCCACGGCAATCTTGTCGTCCGGGTCACGGAAGATCCCTTCGCCAGTCAGCCAGCGCCGCTTTCCGACAATGGCGACACGGTCGTGCTGCCGCGCACAACCATCGAGGCGGAACAGGAAAATGGTAACATGTCCATTGTTGGCGGCACCGATCTGCAAACCCTTGTCAGTGGCCTCAACCGCATCGGTCTCAGGCCGTCAGGTGTGATCACGATCCTGCAGACGATCAAGACTGCGGGCGCCTTGCAGGCCGACCTGGTCATCCAGTAG
- a CDS encoding MotE family protein, which yields MISLSGWLTPAHRNNRLMQTGLVFGLCMAAAVVSAAPAPSNKSDVASKVATAASDVNQSDARSYCANIADAAREQRIAWQLHNLVALQADIDERTQKLEALRTDVRAWIEKRDRILGEVKEHIVSVYERMRPDAAAESLARLDNDVAIGLLTGMQPRVVGSILNEMEADRASSLTEGMASLVELDKGELADD from the coding sequence ATGATCAGCTTGTCAGGTTGGCTGACCCCAGCTCACCGAAATAACCGATTGATGCAGACCGGCCTTGTATTTGGCCTCTGCATGGCTGCCGCCGTCGTTTCCGCAGCGCCGGCGCCAAGCAACAAAAGCGATGTGGCCTCCAAAGTCGCGACCGCTGCCAGTGACGTCAATCAGAGCGATGCACGCAGTTACTGCGCCAACATCGCCGATGCAGCCAGAGAACAGCGGATCGCCTGGCAGTTGCACAATCTCGTTGCATTGCAGGCAGATATCGACGAGCGGACGCAGAAGCTAGAAGCCCTGCGCACGGATGTGCGCGCGTGGATCGAAAAAAGAGATCGAATTCTTGGTGAAGTGAAAGAGCACATCGTTTCGGTTTACGAGCGGATGCGTCCCGACGCCGCTGCGGAAAGCCTGGCCAGACTGGACAATGATGTCGCGATTGGCCTGTTGACTGGCATGCAGCCGCGCGTCGTCGGGAGCATTCTCAATGAAATGGAAGCGGATCGCGCCTCGAGCCTGACCGAAGGCATGGCATCGCTTGTTGAACTGGACAAAGGAGAGTTGGCTGATGACTAG
- the flgC gene encoding flagellar basal body rod protein FlgC produces MIDPISATFQISSNGLSAQAQRLRVISENLANAQSTGETAGSDPYRRKTVTFKSEMDRATGADLVQIKDIGQDKAPFRIEYDPGHPAADENGRVKLPNVNTMIELSDMREANRSYEANLKVISQTRSMVLRTIDLLRSS; encoded by the coding sequence ATGATTGATCCGATCTCAGCTACATTCCAGATTTCTTCCAACGGGTTGTCGGCACAGGCGCAGCGCTTGCGCGTCATCTCGGAAAACCTGGCCAACGCCCAGTCGACCGGCGAAACCGCTGGCTCCGACCCCTACCGCCGCAAGACGGTAACGTTCAAAAGCGAAATGGACCGGGCAACCGGAGCCGATCTCGTCCAGATCAAGGACATCGGCCAAGACAAGGCCCCGTTTCGCATCGAGTATGACCCCGGACATCCGGCTGCGGATGAAAACGGTCGGGTCAAACTTCCCAACGTGAATACAATGATCGAACTGTCGGACATGCGTGAAGCAAACCGCAGTTACGAAGCAAACCTCAAAGTGATTTCTCAAACGCGCAGCATGGTGTTGCGTACAATTGATCTGCTTAGGAGCTCATGA
- the flgA gene encoding flagellar basal body P-ring formation chaperone FlgA: MTELRPSSPESHAWPKRRLAGAAIALAFGVGMLASYAEAASRVVSLPVPKVTLKRGDVINLTVLEQKSFQANRIDRFNIVPKSGELLGKEVTRELIAGMPIHRAAVAHREIIKRGAPAQLIFREQGLNIIAYVEPLEDGVIGDVIRVRNLDSGLIVSGVVQPDGTISIGP; the protein is encoded by the coding sequence ATGACTGAGCTTCGTCCATCATCCCCTGAGAGCCATGCATGGCCGAAACGCAGGCTTGCAGGAGCAGCTATCGCTCTGGCATTCGGGGTTGGAATGCTCGCCTCATACGCTGAGGCCGCGTCCCGTGTTGTCAGTCTGCCTGTCCCCAAGGTCACCCTCAAGCGCGGAGACGTCATCAATCTCACGGTGCTTGAGCAAAAGTCTTTTCAGGCAAACAGGATCGACCGGTTCAACATCGTGCCCAAAAGCGGCGAGCTATTGGGCAAGGAAGTGACGCGTGAATTGATCGCGGGCATGCCAATCCATCGGGCCGCCGTTGCTCACCGCGAGATCATCAAGCGCGGTGCTCCTGCGCAACTGATTTTTCGGGAACAGGGTCTGAATATCATTGCCTATGTGGAACCGCTTGAAGATGGCGTCATCGGTGATGTCATCCGTGTTCGCAATCTCGATTCTGGCCTGATCGTAAGCGGTGTGGTTCAGCCTGATGGCACAATTTCCATCGGTCCATGA
- a CDS encoding response regulator, which yields MPISPEDNKTVHRLLRILVADDSSVTRNLVRRGINLHSEKAYFELQLASDGASAFEILRNTSIDLAFIDINMPGLTGPELITAMRGTQSESCLTIAMSTDLDQTSERVFAEYGAYHFIQKPFNSAEIAEIFRTFLVMVRTYSILIVDDSNTMRRLARKVFEKSRFSFDISEAGGVEEAIQVIIAKKPQIIITDYHMPGNDGLQLAGAVRNVSDKIAIYMMSTNDTSFLERSAAFVGVNGFLKKPFGPQDVDCIMHKYLGLDTPKFGKTRNMFSFLQRE from the coding sequence ATGCCCATCTCCCCAGAAGACAATAAAACTGTTCACAGACTGCTACGTATTCTTGTAGCGGATGACAGCTCAGTCACCAGAAACCTGGTTCGTAGAGGCATAAATCTTCATAGCGAAAAAGCATACTTCGAGCTGCAACTTGCATCTGACGGGGCGTCCGCTTTCGAAATACTGCGAAATACATCAATTGATTTGGCATTTATAGATATCAATATGCCGGGACTGACCGGACCTGAGCTGATTACTGCGATGCGAGGGACACAATCTGAATCATGCCTGACGATTGCCATGTCAACGGATCTTGATCAGACCTCAGAGCGGGTTTTTGCAGAATATGGTGCATACCACTTCATTCAAAAGCCTTTTAACAGTGCGGAGATCGCGGAGATTTTTCGCACATTTCTTGTGATGGTCCGAACCTATTCGATCTTGATCGTTGATGACTCGAACACCATGAGACGCCTCGCACGGAAAGTCTTCGAGAAATCCCGCTTTTCCTTCGACATATCTGAAGCAGGAGGTGTTGAAGAAGCAATCCAGGTCATCATAGCCAAAAAGCCACAAATCATCATCACCGACTATCACATGCCCGGGAATGATGGCTTGCAATTGGCAGGAGCCGTTCGCAATGTGTCTGACAAGATTGCGATCTATATGATGTCTACCAATGATACCAGTTTTCTTGAGCGATCCGCTGCCTTTGTCGGGGTCAATGGTTTTCTGAAGAAACCATTTGGTCCGCAAGATGTTGACTGCATCATGCATAAGTATCTTGGGCTAGATACGCCAAAATTCGGCAAGACACGCAATATGTTCAGTTTTCTTCAACGCGAGTGA
- a CDS encoding flagellar motor switch protein FliG, whose protein sequence is MTALAPVSNEVQLSQPQKRKFRGIDKVAALMLGMGQTNASKMLRHFDSDEIRLITRAAAQLGSVSANEMEEIIEEFVEQFSDGSSLYGSVNEVQKLLTGVLSDDEVSDIMADVAGASNWSIWDRISTISESAIANYLRKEHPQTAAFILSRSKPAAAAKIMNLLPADLRNQLMRRMLSIKPIVQDASRDIEKVLHEDFLLNFSGNMEADTFSRMANILNQMERDQMEAALNNLEDRQPKSAEALKSLLFTFDDIVNLTPRARMAIFDQINSDQIVMALKGTDVNLRQSILSTLASRTRRMVEHELASSQPAAERDVLAARREITDLALEMAGRGEIDLNPKQEGGALLQ, encoded by the coding sequence ATGACGGCATTGGCACCGGTTTCGAACGAAGTTCAGCTTTCTCAGCCACAGAAGAGGAAGTTCCGCGGCATTGACAAGGTGGCGGCTCTGATGCTCGGCATGGGCCAGACCAACGCCTCCAAAATGCTGCGCCATTTCGACAGCGATGAAATTCGGCTGATCACACGCGCTGCGGCACAGCTAGGCAGTGTCAGCGCTAACGAAATGGAAGAGATCATCGAAGAATTCGTCGAGCAATTCTCCGACGGCTCGAGCCTTTATGGATCGGTAAACGAGGTCCAGAAGCTCCTCACGGGCGTGTTGTCCGACGATGAAGTGTCTGACATCATGGCTGATGTCGCCGGTGCGTCCAACTGGTCCATTTGGGACAGGATCTCGACCATCTCCGAAAGTGCGATTGCCAATTATCTGCGCAAGGAACATCCCCAGACAGCTGCTTTCATCCTGTCGCGCAGCAAACCCGCAGCAGCCGCCAAGATCATGAACCTGCTTCCGGCGGATCTGCGCAACCAGCTGATGCGTCGCATGCTGTCGATCAAGCCGATTGTGCAGGATGCCTCAAGGGACATCGAAAAGGTATTGCACGAAGACTTCCTGCTGAACTTCTCGGGCAACATGGAGGCGGATACCTTCTCGCGTATGGCCAATATCCTCAACCAGATGGAACGCGACCAGATGGAAGCGGCTCTGAACAATCTCGAGGATCGCCAGCCCAAATCGGCCGAAGCGCTCAAGAGCCTGCTCTTCACTTTCGACGATATCGTCAATCTTACGCCGCGCGCCCGCATGGCGATCTTCGATCAGATCAATTCCGATCAGATTGTCATGGCGCTCAAGGGGACGGATGTCAATCTCAGACAGTCCATCCTGTCGACCCTCGCAAGCCGGACACGGCGCATGGTCGAGCACGAACTGGCAAGCAGCCAGCCAGCGGCAGAACGAGACGTTCTGGCAGCCCGGCGCGAGATCACCGATCTCGCCCTGGAAATGGCCGGGCGCGGCGAAATCGATCTCAATCCGAAGCAGGAAGGAGGAGCCCTGTTGCAATAG
- the fliP gene encoding flagellar type III secretion system pore protein FliP (The bacterial flagellar biogenesis protein FliP forms a type III secretion system (T3SS)-type pore required for flagellar assembly.), producing MKRLVVFIGFLLLLISPASAQVPDLRDLLPVGEASASGRMVQMIALLTVLSLAPGLLIMVTSFIRFAVAFSFLRSGLGLQTTPSNIVFISLALFMTFYVMAPTFDQAWRNGLKPLMDNQITEEQAYEKVSQPFREFMLDHVREKDLALFNDLAAARLTGVAVDDPNNVEMRVLIPSFMISELRRGFEIGFLVVLPFLVIDLIVATLTMSMGMMMLPPTVISLPFKALFFILIDGWNILVGGLIRSFF from the coding sequence GTGAAACGTCTAGTCGTATTTATCGGGTTTTTGCTTCTTTTGATCTCGCCCGCGAGCGCTCAGGTGCCGGACTTGCGCGACCTGTTGCCTGTCGGTGAAGCGTCCGCGAGCGGGCGCATGGTGCAGATGATCGCCCTTCTGACCGTTCTGTCACTGGCACCCGGCTTGTTGATCATGGTCACCAGTTTTATTCGCTTTGCTGTTGCCTTTTCTTTTCTGCGTTCGGGTCTTGGCCTTCAGACCACGCCCTCGAACATCGTCTTCATCAGCCTGGCGCTGTTCATGACCTTCTATGTGATGGCTCCGACCTTCGATCAGGCATGGCGCAATGGCCTCAAGCCGCTGATGGACAATCAAATCACGGAAGAGCAGGCGTACGAGAAGGTGTCACAGCCGTTCCGGGAGTTCATGCTCGATCATGTCAGGGAGAAGGATCTTGCCCTGTTCAACGATCTTGCCGCCGCGCGTCTGACAGGGGTCGCCGTTGATGACCCGAACAATGTCGAGATGCGTGTGCTGATCCCGTCTTTCATGATTTCCGAATTGCGGCGGGGGTTCGAAATCGGCTTCCTCGTGGTATTGCCGTTTCTCGTCATCGACCTGATCGTTGCGACCCTGACCATGTCCATGGGTATGATGATGCTGCCACCAACCGTCATCTCGCTGCCCTTCAAGGCCCTGTTCTTCATTCTGATTGACGGCTGGAACATTCTGGTCGGGGGCTTGATCCGCTCATTCTTCTGA
- the fliN gene encoding flagellar motor switch protein FliN has protein sequence MSDEIEFQKISPEDMPNPPLEDAVHKEPRFEDFGEQTVKEQTFGSTIDSDRNLDTVLGISVDIQVVLGSASMLVSNLLKLGRGAVIPLDHRVGEPVEVVVNGRVIARGEVIVVEDDNSRFGVSLTEIVGTNASASTETVN, from the coding sequence ATGTCCGACGAAATTGAATTCCAGAAAATCAGCCCCGAAGATATGCCCAACCCTCCGCTTGAGGATGCCGTGCACAAGGAACCCAGATTCGAGGACTTTGGCGAGCAAACCGTCAAGGAACAGACCTTCGGTTCCACCATCGATAGCGATCGCAACCTCGATACCGTTCTGGGCATTTCGGTCGACATTCAGGTCGTGCTCGGCTCTGCGTCCATGCTGGTGTCCAATCTTCTCAAGCTGGGACGCGGGGCGGTGATCCCGCTCGACCATCGGGTTGGCGAGCCGGTCGAGGTCGTGGTCAATGGCCGCGTCATTGCTCGCGGTGAGGTCATTGTCGTTGAAGACGACAACTCCCGCTTTGGCGTCTCGTTGACCGAGATTGTCGGCACCAACGCGTCAGCCTCCACCGAAACAGTGAACTGA
- a CDS encoding flagellar basal body-associated FliL family protein has translation MTDLMIPAEGGTASAAQRSDRSVIPVVLILTLMAAGAGALAGMNLVDQTRLAVLKTERHQSDDGIVPIYESTGYIQAIKPVVANLADPKNVFVRIQGTVIFKKEDVKDAPVLVSKIESDISAYIRTLTLVDIEGAGGLRHLREDLNHRAQIRTEGKVNEFILETMVVQ, from the coding sequence ATGACCGATCTCATGATACCTGCCGAAGGAGGCACTGCCTCGGCGGCACAACGTTCTGACCGGAGTGTCATCCCGGTTGTTCTTATTCTCACCTTGATGGCTGCGGGTGCCGGAGCCCTTGCCGGCATGAATCTTGTCGACCAGACCCGGTTGGCCGTGCTCAAGACCGAACGGCATCAGAGCGATGACGGCATCGTCCCGATCTATGAAAGCACCGGCTATATTCAGGCGATCAAGCCAGTCGTGGCCAATCTTGCCGATCCGAAGAATGTGTTCGTTCGCATTCAGGGCACTGTCATCTTCAAAAAGGAAGACGTCAAAGACGCTCCGGTTCTGGTGAGCAAGATCGAAAGTGATATCTCCGCCTACATCCGGACCTTGACGCTGGTTGACATCGAGGGAGCCGGCGGTCTGCGGCATTTGCGAGAGGATCTCAATCACCGTGCCCAGATCCGGACCGAAGGCAAGGTCAACGAGTTCATTCTCGAAACGATGGTGGTCCAGTGA
- the flgG gene encoding flagellar basal-body rod protein FlgG — protein sequence MKSLAIAATGMSAQQLNVEVIANNIANMNTTGFKRARAEFTDLLYQAERVQGIPNRTGEDPIPEGAQLGLGVRTAAIRNLHTQGNLDNTGNDFDMAIDGRGWFVVTNAEGETLYTRAGAFNTNGEGRLVTADGYPVEPAIVFPSDTVDVQINEDGEVYALLDSQTNPQKLGQLQMAVFANDAGLEAKGGNLFKETNASGTPIDGVPGDAGFGRIRQGYLETSNVDPVKEITSLINAQRGYEMNSKVIKAADDMAGVVTQGIR from the coding sequence ATGAAATCTCTCGCTATCGCAGCGACCGGCATGAGTGCCCAGCAGCTCAATGTTGAAGTCATTGCCAACAATATTGCCAACATGAACACCACCGGCTTCAAACGTGCCCGTGCCGAGTTTACCGATTTGCTCTATCAGGCCGAGCGTGTGCAGGGCATTCCCAACCGCACTGGCGAGGATCCGATCCCCGAAGGTGCGCAGCTTGGTCTGGGTGTCCGCACTGCTGCCATCCGCAACCTTCACACGCAGGGCAACCTCGACAACACCGGTAACGATTTCGATATGGCGATTGATGGCCGCGGCTGGTTTGTCGTGACCAACGCCGAAGGGGAGACACTCTACACCCGCGCCGGGGCCTTCAACACCAACGGGGAAGGGCGCCTTGTGACCGCCGATGGCTATCCGGTCGAACCGGCAATTGTGTTCCCGTCCGATACCGTTGACGTGCAGATCAACGAAGACGGCGAAGTCTATGCGCTGCTTGATAGCCAGACCAACCCGCAGAAACTTGGCCAGCTTCAGATGGCGGTCTTTGCCAACGATGCTGGTCTTGAAGCCAAGGGTGGCAACCTCTTCAAGGAAACCAACGCCTCTGGTACACCCATTGATGGCGTGCCTGGGGATGCTGGCTTTGGCCGGATCCGGCAAGGCTATCTTGAAACCTCCAACGTTGATCCGGTCAAGGAAATCACTTCCCTGATCAACGCCCAGCGCGGCTATGAGATGAATTCGAAGGTCATTAAGGCCGCCGATGACATGGCCGGGGTCGTGACGCAAGGCATCCGCTGA
- the flgH gene encoding flagellar basal body L-ring protein FlgH, which translates to MTSHLVKPALALLTIVTLSGCSDTLKSIHGTPELTPVGHGLRYKALRPPLAQYQPTPRKSYQSMWDSERTEFFKEPRAKSIGDVLTVAINISDQANLDNKSDRSRSSNNNAGIDFAFGLFGFSDQGAGDLDLDSAIETNGRGAINRSETIDLQVAAIVTQKLPNGNLVISGSQEVRVNNEVRVLNVEGIVRTRDIGPDNTITYDKIAEARISYGGRGQVTEMQHPGWGQRVYEKIAPF; encoded by the coding sequence ATGACTAGTCACCTTGTCAAACCCGCTCTGGCGCTGCTGACCATCGTGACGCTCTCGGGCTGTTCGGATACCCTCAAGAGCATCCATGGAACACCGGAGCTGACCCCGGTCGGTCACGGGCTTCGCTATAAGGCGCTGCGCCCGCCATTGGCTCAATATCAGCCAACGCCGCGCAAAAGCTATCAATCGATGTGGGATTCCGAGCGCACCGAATTTTTCAAGGAACCACGGGCCAAGTCCATCGGAGATGTGCTCACGGTCGCGATCAATATTTCCGATCAGGCCAATCTCGACAACAAATCCGATCGCAGTCGTTCCTCCAACAACAATGCCGGGATCGACTTTGCGTTTGGTCTGTTCGGTTTCAGCGATCAAGGCGCGGGCGATCTCGACCTCGACTCGGCAATCGAAACCAACGGGCGCGGAGCGATCAACCGCAGCGAGACCATCGACCTGCAAGTGGCCGCGATCGTTACCCAGAAGTTGCCCAATGGCAATCTGGTGATCTCCGGCTCGCAGGAAGTCCGCGTCAATAACGAAGTACGCGTTCTCAATGTCGAGGGCATTGTACGAACCAGAGACATCGGGCCGGACAACACCATTACCTATGACAAGATTGCCGAAGCGCGCATTTCCTACGGTGGGCGTGGGCAGGTCACGGAAATGCAGCATCCTGGCTGGGGACAGCGGGTCTATGAAAAAATCGCGCCCTTCTGA
- the flhB gene encoding flagellar biosynthesis protein FlhB, with protein MSDENKDSKTEEPTEKKIRDAIEKGNIPLSKEVNVFSGILGLLIVLGYAISSQVSRLSVVMGRILDGTGDIRIENQTDFIQLASAVGIEIARFLVVPVSIFLVFGLAATWFQHPPQVSFERLKPDLSKLSPGKGFKRMFGAQGGVEFLKALAKFIILAVVIGILLSNERQVLANMMFTDPTLLPEELLTITIRLISGICVAIIALVALDVIWVRGHWRRELRMSRKELKDEYKQTEGDPMVKGRMRSLARDRARNRMMASVPEATIVIANPTHFAVALRYVHNDDKAPMVVAKGQDLIALKIRQIAEDNDIPVIEDIQLARALYAKSEVDMQIPPQFYRIVAELLYYVYTADNTQSKPVTGTYD; from the coding sequence ATGTCGGATGAAAACAAAGACAGCAAGACAGAAGAACCCACGGAGAAGAAGATCCGTGATGCCATCGAAAAGGGGAACATTCCGCTTTCGAAGGAAGTCAACGTCTTCTCTGGCATATTGGGCCTTCTCATCGTTCTGGGATATGCGATCAGCTCGCAAGTTTCGAGATTGTCGGTCGTCATGGGACGAATACTCGATGGAACAGGAGATATCCGAATTGAAAACCAAACGGATTTCATACAGCTCGCGAGTGCCGTCGGTATTGAAATTGCCCGGTTTCTCGTTGTTCCTGTCTCGATCTTTCTCGTCTTCGGGTTGGCCGCGACATGGTTTCAGCATCCACCGCAAGTGTCTTTCGAAAGACTTAAGCCTGATCTTTCGAAACTCTCTCCCGGCAAGGGCTTCAAACGCATGTTTGGCGCTCAGGGAGGAGTGGAGTTTCTCAAGGCTCTTGCCAAATTCATTATTCTTGCTGTTGTCATTGGCATTCTTTTGTCAAACGAGCGTCAGGTACTGGCCAACATGATGTTTACTGATCCCACTCTGCTGCCAGAAGAATTGCTCACGATTACGATACGCCTGATTTCCGGGATCTGTGTCGCAATCATCGCGCTCGTCGCACTCGATGTCATCTGGGTGCGCGGTCACTGGCGGCGTGAACTGCGCATGAGCCGCAAGGAACTCAAGGACGAGTACAAGCAAACCGAAGGGGATCCGATGGTCAAGGGGCGTATGCGGTCTCTGGCTCGGGACAGGGCCCGCAATCGCATGATGGCCTCTGTTCCGGAGGCGACCATTGTGATCGCAAACCCGACCCATTTCGCGGTTGCGCTGCGCTATGTTCACAATGATGACAAGGCACCGATGGTCGTTGCCAAGGGGCAGGACCTCATCGCTCTGAAAATTCGCCAGATCGCCGAAGACAACGACATTCCGGTGATTGAGGACATTCAGCTTGCACGGGCACTTTACGCAAAGAGTGAAGTGGATATGCAGATCCCGCCACAGTTCTATCGTATTGTTGCGGAATTGCTATATTATGTATATACCGCTGATAACACTCAATCAAAACCGGTTACGGGGACTTATGATTAA